In Streptomyces sp. NBC_00483, a single window of DNA contains:
- a CDS encoding purine-cytosine permease family protein: MTETAVPHADPASGSPAGGPDGRAPKRSYAKLAADESREDYSLRYAPHSYRRWSETTVASTALGGIAYLADFAIGASIVFTYGFTSGLASILCAATIIFTTGIPIARACAKYGLDMDLITRGAGFGYFGSTLTSLIYASFTFIFFALEGSIMAQAMHEVFGLPLPIGYLLTTLIVIPIVFRGMGALAKVQAWTQPIWLIGLVLPFVILLFNSPGSFGDFTSFGGTEGAGSGFSWLGFGLGTGVALSLIAQIGEQADYLRFMPAKTEANKKRWNLAVLAAGPGWVIIGAAKQIGGALLAFVALEAVGKTHALEPIAPQVEALKPWLGSVALPVAALFVVVSQIKINVTNAYSGSLSWSNFFSRVTHRHPGRVWYIFLNLAIALTLMEMNMFAALNKLLGFYSNVGIAWIAAVAADLVINKRVGWSPKYIEFKRAYLYAVNPAGFGAMVIASVVSILAFFGLFGEYAEAFSTFIAAGLALILCPLIAWATKGRYYLARPNPVNGPDVEFAEGTDITATHTCTVCETAYELPDIADCPAHSGPICSLCCSLDADCGDLCTKKPTGEPVLMPMPEVRTR; this comes from the coding sequence ATGACCGAGACCGCCGTACCCCACGCAGACCCGGCGTCCGGGTCGCCCGCAGGAGGGCCCGACGGGCGGGCCCCGAAGCGCAGTTACGCCAAGCTGGCCGCCGACGAGTCCCGCGAGGACTACTCGCTGCGCTATGCCCCGCACTCCTACCGGCGCTGGTCCGAGACCACCGTCGCCTCCACCGCGCTCGGCGGCATCGCCTACCTCGCGGACTTCGCGATCGGCGCGTCCATCGTCTTCACGTACGGATTCACCAGCGGGCTCGCCTCGATCCTGTGCGCGGCGACGATCATCTTCACCACCGGCATCCCGATCGCCCGGGCCTGCGCCAAGTACGGCCTGGACATGGATCTGATCACCCGGGGCGCCGGCTTCGGCTACTTCGGCTCGACGCTGACGTCCCTCATCTACGCCTCGTTCACGTTCATCTTCTTCGCGCTCGAAGGCTCGATCATGGCGCAGGCGATGCACGAGGTCTTCGGACTTCCGCTGCCCATCGGGTACTTGCTGACCACGCTGATCGTGATCCCGATCGTGTTCCGCGGGATGGGCGCGCTCGCCAAGGTGCAGGCGTGGACGCAGCCGATCTGGCTGATCGGGCTTGTCCTGCCCTTCGTGATCCTGCTCTTCAACTCGCCGGGTTCCTTCGGTGACTTCACCAGCTTCGGCGGGACCGAGGGCGCGGGCAGCGGCTTCTCCTGGCTCGGCTTTGGGCTCGGCACCGGCGTCGCGCTCTCGCTCATCGCGCAGATCGGCGAGCAGGCCGACTACCTCCGGTTCATGCCGGCCAAGACGGAAGCGAACAAGAAGCGGTGGAATCTGGCCGTTCTGGCGGCGGGACCCGGCTGGGTGATCATCGGCGCCGCCAAGCAGATCGGCGGCGCGCTCCTCGCCTTCGTAGCCCTCGAAGCGGTCGGCAAGACGCACGCGCTCGAACCCATCGCACCGCAGGTCGAGGCGCTCAAGCCGTGGCTCGGCTCGGTCGCGCTGCCCGTCGCCGCGCTCTTCGTGGTGGTCTCCCAGATCAAGATCAACGTCACCAACGCGTACAGCGGTTCGCTGTCCTGGTCGAACTTCTTCTCCCGCGTGACGCACCGGCACCCCGGCCGCGTCTGGTACATCTTCCTCAACCTCGCCATCGCGCTGACGCTGATGGAAATGAACATGTTCGCGGCTCTGAACAAGCTGCTCGGCTTCTACTCGAACGTGGGCATCGCCTGGATCGCGGCCGTCGCCGCCGACCTCGTCATCAACAAGCGGGTGGGCTGGAGCCCCAAGTACATCGAGTTCAAGCGGGCGTACCTGTACGCGGTGAACCCGGCCGGATTCGGCGCCATGGTGATCGCCTCGGTCGTCTCGATCCTGGCGTTCTTCGGACTCTTCGGTGAGTACGCCGAGGCCTTCTCCACCTTCATCGCCGCGGGCCTCGCGCTGATCCTGTGCCCGCTCATCGCCTGGGCCACCAAGGGCAGGTACTACCTGGCGCGGCCGAACCCGGTGAACGGGCCGGACGTCGAGTTCGCAGAGGGCACCGACATCACCGCGACCCACACGTGCACCGTCTGCGAGACCGCGTACGAACTCCCGGACATCGCCGACTGCCCGGCCCACTCGGGCCCGATCTGCTCGCTCTGCTGTTCCCTCGACGCCGACTGCGGCGACCTCTGCACCAAGAAGCCGACGGGCGAACCGGTGCTGATGCCGATGCCGGAGGTACGTACGCGCTGA
- a CDS encoding SPOR domain-containing protein codes for MSDSTTTLPWQVIREDDNGNRYRVGRYATKAEAQRMADSLDDRRGHQPTYWVERLGQGRNGTAL; via the coding sequence ATGAGCGACAGCACGACCACACTTCCGTGGCAGGTCATCCGCGAGGACGACAACGGGAACCGCTACCGGGTGGGCCGTTACGCCACGAAGGCCGAGGCCCAGCGCATGGCCGACAGTCTCGACGACCGCAGGGGCCACCAGCCGACGTACTGGGTGGAGCGCCTGGGGCAGGGGCGGAACGGTACGGCGCTCTGA
- a CDS encoding (deoxy)nucleoside triphosphate pyrophosphohydrolase has product MPPESPSPTVVVAAALYDTDERLLAARRSAPPELAGRWELPGGKVEPGETPERALVRELREELGIDAEPLARVPGEWPLKAGYVLRVWRCHLRSGTPSPLQDHDELRWLTADEVWSVDWLDQDVPAVKEVLRDRL; this is encoded by the coding sequence ATGCCCCCTGAATCACCATCACCGACCGTCGTGGTCGCCGCGGCCCTGTACGACACCGATGAGCGGCTGCTCGCCGCGCGGCGCAGTGCGCCCCCGGAACTCGCGGGCCGTTGGGAGCTTCCCGGCGGCAAGGTCGAACCCGGCGAGACGCCGGAGCGGGCGCTCGTCCGCGAGCTGCGCGAGGAACTCGGCATCGACGCCGAACCGCTCGCCCGGGTGCCGGGTGAATGGCCCCTGAAGGCCGGATACGTACTGCGGGTGTGGCGCTGCCACCTGCGCTCCGGCACCCCGAGCCCCCTCCAGGACCACGACGAGCTGCGCTGGCTGACGGCGGACGAGGTGTGGTCCGTGGACTGGCTCGACCAGGACGTCCCCGCGGTGAAAGAGGTCCTGCGGGATCGCCTCTGA
- a CDS encoding ATP-binding protein — MIRVLHTEGDCVEWAFPADPSAVRRARAAVRGQLVEWELEELADIAALLVSELVTNSLRYASGPIGVRLARPPETSGVLLVEVSDPLPDPPCARTAAPDEEGGRGLQLVTEVSRRWGTRPGGERSGGKTGKTVWFELSLPGEETPEVRRRPR; from the coding sequence GTGATCCGCGTGCTCCACACTGAAGGCGACTGCGTCGAGTGGGCCTTTCCCGCCGACCCGTCGGCCGTCCGAAGGGCGCGCGCCGCGGTGCGCGGACAACTCGTCGAATGGGAGCTCGAAGAGCTCGCCGATATCGCCGCGCTGCTGGTCAGCGAGCTGGTGACCAATTCCCTGCGATATGCGTCCGGGCCCATCGGCGTACGGCTCGCCCGCCCGCCCGAGACCTCCGGAGTCCTCCTGGTGGAGGTCTCCGACCCGCTGCCCGACCCGCCCTGTGCCCGCACCGCGGCCCCCGACGAGGAGGGCGGGCGCGGGCTTCAGCTGGTGACGGAGGTGTCCCGGCGCTGGGGCACACGGCCCGGCGGGGAGCGGTCGGGCGGGAAGACCGGGAAAACGGTGTGGTTCGAGCTGTCGCTGCCGGGTGAGGAGACCCCCGAGGTGAGGAGACGCCCGAGGTGA
- a CDS encoding SpoIIE family protein phosphatase: MSEIPAKGRVSEDPSGATSASRAERVPPGGDAPDAAGTERAEPIPEQEADASSALPEESFGRPDLWQASPPGSIYDYIKVASFSIGSDGAIDQWSRRAAQLFGVPPGEAVGKDPIEAFVPADLRERGHRKMAEILDGQEWTGVVPFRVPASGSSEAAEAEPRAEAPLAAGAGATGLAEIYVMPTTTESGERAAVCIVVDVQTLRHIETDLASSQAIFGQSPFGFLLFGTDLKVLRTNRTLTAVFGGHVDDHHGRTVHDYLPRHEADRVQGALRRVLETGDAVTDMQLVGPAPESTERRHWSINLYRVHSGTGRPIGVAGLATDVTRRHAAAREAAHARRNLALLNEAGSRIGNSLDLETTARELLDVVVPGFCDLASVDLYQGLLAGDEAPPGLADGSAELRRVAAASAVADVPFLDLGGEAPVNVGAVHRFAFNSPCAHALRTARPQTLPTEQRGLVQSTLAVPMVAHDTVVGLVQFSRTKGSEPFTDRDRALAVELAARAAVCIDNARLYRREHERALILQRSLLPPDDPEAAGLDIACRYRPGNAATEVGGDWFDVIELPGHRTALVVGDVMGRGLRAAVAMGELRTAVRTLSLLDLEPAEVLSALDEIARGLGAPGGAQQGTRPARSARSFGGEDLSEVYLATCVYAVYDAVTRRCTFANAGHLPPVLVEPGEGALMLDVPPGMPLGVGGEPFEEVEVELPEGALLALYTDGLVESRDHPLDEGLSAFRNALDDPSPVLEDACDHVLNTLDTHHGEDDIALLMARVQGLPSGNVGDWTLPREPKSVGRAREYARTQLSSWGMESLVDTSELLVSELVTNALRYGEGDIRLRLLLDRTLVCEVWDAGLVQPRRRRARDTDEGGRGLQLVGLLSAAWGSRRTPRGKTVWFELPLPDGETGLADPTEALLSLF; the protein is encoded by the coding sequence GTGAGCGAGATACCAGCGAAGGGAAGGGTGTCCGAGGACCCCTCGGGCGCGACCTCGGCGTCGCGCGCGGAGCGGGTGCCTCCGGGCGGTGACGCTCCTGATGCCGCGGGCACGGAGCGCGCGGAACCGATCCCGGAACAGGAAGCGGACGCCTCCTCGGCGCTCCCCGAGGAATCCTTCGGCCGGCCCGACCTCTGGCAGGCGAGCCCGCCGGGTTCGATCTACGACTACATCAAGGTCGCCTCCTTCTCGATCGGCTCCGACGGCGCGATCGACCAGTGGAGCCGGCGGGCCGCCCAGCTCTTCGGGGTCCCGCCCGGGGAGGCCGTGGGCAAGGACCCCATCGAGGCCTTCGTCCCCGCGGACCTGCGTGAGCGCGGCCACCGCAAGATGGCGGAGATCCTGGACGGGCAGGAGTGGACGGGCGTCGTCCCGTTCCGGGTGCCGGCGTCCGGCTCCTCAGAAGCGGCGGAAGCGGAACCGCGAGCGGAGGCGCCGCTCGCGGCCGGCGCGGGAGCGACGGGGCTCGCCGAGATCTATGTGATGCCGACGACCACCGAGTCCGGCGAGCGCGCCGCGGTGTGCATCGTCGTCGACGTACAGACGCTGCGCCACATCGAGACCGACCTCGCGTCCTCGCAGGCCATTTTCGGCCAATCTCCCTTCGGCTTCCTGCTGTTCGGCACCGACCTCAAGGTCCTGCGCACCAACCGCACCCTCACCGCGGTCTTCGGCGGCCACGTCGACGACCACCACGGCCGGACCGTCCACGACTATCTGCCGCGGCACGAGGCCGACCGCGTGCAGGGCGCGCTGCGCCGGGTCCTGGAGACGGGCGACGCGGTCACCGACATGCAACTGGTCGGCCCCGCCCCGGAGTCCACCGAGCGGCGGCACTGGTCGATCAACCTCTACCGCGTGCACAGCGGTACGGGCCGCCCCATCGGCGTCGCCGGCCTCGCCACCGACGTCACCCGCAGGCACGCCGCGGCCCGCGAGGCCGCGCACGCCCGCCGCAACCTGGCGCTCCTGAACGAGGCGGGCTCCCGGATCGGCAACTCGCTCGACCTGGAGACGACCGCCCGCGAGCTCCTCGACGTCGTCGTCCCCGGCTTCTGCGACCTCGCGTCCGTGGACCTGTACCAAGGGCTGCTCGCGGGCGACGAGGCACCGCCGGGCCTCGCCGACGGCAGCGCCGAACTGCGCAGGGTGGCCGCCGCGAGCGCCGTCGCCGACGTGCCGTTCCTCGACCTCGGAGGCGAGGCCCCCGTCAACGTGGGGGCGGTGCACCGCTTCGCGTTCAACTCGCCCTGCGCGCACGCCCTGCGCACCGCGCGTCCGCAGACGCTGCCCACCGAGCAGCGCGGCCTCGTGCAGTCCACGCTCGCCGTGCCGATGGTCGCGCACGACACGGTCGTCGGGCTCGTGCAGTTCTCCCGGACGAAGGGCAGCGAGCCGTTCACCGACCGGGACCGGGCGCTCGCCGTGGAGCTGGCGGCGCGCGCCGCGGTCTGTATCGACAACGCGCGCCTGTACCGCCGCGAGCACGAGCGCGCGCTGATCCTCCAGCGCTCCCTGCTGCCGCCGGACGACCCGGAGGCGGCAGGACTCGACATCGCCTGCCGCTACCGGCCGGGCAACGCCGCGACCGAGGTCGGCGGCGACTGGTTCGACGTCATCGAACTCCCCGGGCACCGCACCGCGTTGGTCGTCGGCGACGTCATGGGGCGCGGACTGCGCGCCGCCGTCGCCATGGGTGAACTGCGCACCGCCGTACGTACGTTGTCCCTGCTCGACCTCGAACCGGCCGAAGTGCTCAGCGCGTTGGACGAGATCGCGCGCGGCCTCGGCGCCCCCGGCGGCGCCCAGCAGGGCACCCGCCCCGCCCGCTCCGCGCGCTCCTTCGGCGGCGAGGACCTCTCCGAGGTGTACCTCGCCACCTGTGTCTACGCGGTGTACGACGCGGTCACCAGGCGCTGCACATTCGCCAACGCGGGACACCTGCCGCCGGTCCTCGTCGAACCCGGCGAGGGCGCGCTCATGCTCGACGTGCCGCCCGGGATGCCGCTCGGCGTCGGCGGCGAGCCGTTCGAGGAGGTGGAGGTGGAGCTGCCGGAGGGCGCGCTGCTCGCCCTCTACACGGACGGCCTGGTGGAATCCCGCGACCATCCGCTCGACGAGGGCCTCTCGGCCTTCCGCAACGCGCTCGACGACCCCTCCCCGGTGCTCGAGGACGCCTGCGACCACGTCCTCAACACCCTCGACACCCATCACGGGGAGGACGACATCGCGCTCCTCATGGCCCGTGTGCAGGGGCTGCCGAGCGGGAACGTCGGCGACTGGACGCTGCCGCGCGAGCCGAAGTCGGTGGGCAGGGCCCGCGAGTACGCGCGGACGCAGCTGTCGAGCTGGGGCATGGAGAGCCTCGTCGACACGTCGGAGCTCTTGGTCAGCGAGCTGGTCACCAACGCGCTGCGGTACGGCGAGGGCGACATCAGGCTCCGTCTCCTCCTCGACCGCACGCTGGTGTGCGAGGTGTGGGACGCGGGTCTCGTGCAGCCGCGCCGCCGCAGGGCGCGGGACACGGACGAGGGCGGCCGCGGGCTTCAGCTCGTCGGACTGCTGAGCGCCGCGTGGGGCTCGCGCCGGACGCCGCGCGGGAAGACGGTCTGGTTCGAGTTGCCGCTGCCGGACGGGGAGACGGGCCTGGCGGACCCGACGGAGGCGCTGCTCAGCCTGTTCTGA
- the argG gene encoding argininosuccinate synthase — protein sequence MSKVLTSLPAGERVGIAFSGGLDTSVAVAWMRDKGAVPCTYTADIGQYDEPDIDGVPSRAKAYGAEIARAVDCKAALVEEGLAALTCGAFHIRSGGRAYFNTTPLGRAVTGTLLVRAMLEDNVQIWGDGSTYKGNDIERFYRYGLLANPNLRIYKPWLDADFVTELGGRQEMSEWLVEHGLPYRDSAEKAYSTDANIWGATHEAKTLEHLNVSLETVEPIMGVKFWDPSVEIPTEDVTIGFEMGRPVTINGKEFASAVDLVMEANAIGGRHGLGMSDQIENRIIEAKSRGIYEAPGMALLFAAYERLVNAIHNEDTVAQYHAEGRRLGRLMYEGRWLDPQALMIRESLQRWVGAAITGEVTLRLRRGEDYSILDTQGPAFSYHPDKLSMERTEDSAFGPVDRIGQLTMRNLDIADSRGKLEQYATLGLLGEGSPVAGAAQAAVTGLIGTMPQGGAQAIASRGEISAEDEALDRAAMESGTD from the coding sequence ATGTCCAAGGTCCTCACATCCCTCCCGGCCGGCGAGCGCGTCGGCATCGCCTTCTCGGGCGGCCTCGACACGTCGGTCGCCGTCGCGTGGATGCGTGACAAGGGCGCCGTCCCGTGCACGTACACCGCCGACATCGGCCAGTACGACGAGCCCGACATCGACGGCGTGCCCAGCCGAGCGAAGGCGTACGGCGCCGAGATCGCGCGTGCCGTCGACTGCAAGGCCGCCCTTGTGGAGGAGGGCCTTGCCGCGCTGACCTGCGGTGCGTTCCACATCCGCTCCGGCGGTCGCGCGTACTTCAACACGACGCCGCTCGGCCGCGCGGTCACCGGCACGCTTCTGGTGCGGGCGATGCTGGAGGACAACGTCCAGATCTGGGGCGACGGCTCGACGTACAAGGGCAACGACATCGAGCGGTTCTACCGCTACGGTCTGCTCGCCAACCCGAACCTGCGGATCTACAAGCCGTGGCTCGACGCGGACTTCGTGACGGAGCTCGGCGGCCGGCAGGAGATGTCGGAGTGGCTGGTCGAGCACGGCCTGCCCTACCGGGACTCGGCGGAGAAGGCGTACTCCACGGACGCCAACATCTGGGGTGCCACGCACGAGGCCAAGACGCTCGAGCACCTGAACGTCTCGCTCGAGACGGTCGAGCCGATCATGGGCGTCAAGTTCTGGGACCCGTCGGTGGAGATCCCCACCGAGGACGTCACGATCGGCTTCGAGATGGGCCGCCCGGTCACGATCAACGGCAAGGAGTTCGCCTCCGCCGTCGACCTGGTGATGGAGGCCAACGCGATCGGCGGCCGCCACGGCCTGGGCATGTCCGACCAGATCGAGAACCGGATCATCGAGGCCAAGAGCCGTGGCATCTACGAGGCGCCGGGCATGGCCCTCCTGTTCGCCGCGTACGAGCGCCTGGTCAACGCGATCCACAACGAGGACACGGTCGCGCAGTACCACGCGGAGGGCCGTCGTCTCGGCCGCCTGATGTACGAGGGCCGCTGGCTCGACCCGCAGGCCCTGATGATCCGGGAGTCGCTGCAGCGCTGGGTCGGCGCCGCGATCACCGGCGAGGTCACGCTGCGCCTTCGCCGCGGCGAGGACTACTCGATCCTCGACACGCAGGGCCCTGCCTTCTCCTACCACCCGGACAAGCTCTCCATGGAGCGCACCGAGGACTCGGCGTTCGGCCCGGTCGACCGGATCGGCCAGCTGACCATGCGCAACCTCGACATCGCCGACTCGCGCGGCAAGCTCGAGCAGTACGCGACGCTCGGCCTCCTCGGCGAGGGCAGCCCGGTCGCCGGCGCGGCCCAGGCGGCCGTGACGGGCCTGATCGGCACGATGCCGCAAGGCGGCGCCCAGGCCATCGCCTCCCGCGGCGAAATCTCCGCGGAGGACGAGGCACTGGACCGCGCGGCCATGGAATCCGGCACGGACTGA
- a CDS encoding succinate dehydrogenase/fumarate reductase iron-sulfur subunit, whose product MSSYEAAFRVWRGDVGGGGLEDFKVEVNDGEVVLDIIHRLQATQTPDLAVRWNCKAGKCGSCSAEINGRPRLLCMTRMSVFTRDEVITVTPLRAFPVVRDLVTDVGFNYRKAREVPAFVPPAGVGPGEYRMMQEDVDRPQEFRKCIECFLCQDTCHVVRDHEDNKTAFAGPRFLMRVAELDMHPLDSASDEGLDRKRTAQDEHGLGYCNITKCCTEVCPEGIHITDNALIPLKERAADRKYDPVVWLGNKIRRRS is encoded by the coding sequence GTGAGCAGCTACGAGGCGGCCTTCCGGGTGTGGCGGGGCGACGTCGGCGGGGGCGGCCTGGAGGACTTCAAGGTCGAGGTGAACGACGGCGAGGTCGTCCTCGACATCATCCACCGGCTGCAGGCGACGCAGACCCCCGACCTGGCGGTCCGCTGGAACTGCAAGGCGGGCAAGTGCGGTTCGTGCTCGGCGGAGATCAACGGGCGGCCGCGACTGTTGTGCATGACCCGCATGTCGGTGTTCACGCGTGACGAGGTGATCACGGTCACGCCGCTGCGCGCCTTCCCCGTCGTACGCGATCTCGTCACCGACGTCGGCTTCAACTACCGGAAGGCCCGCGAGGTCCCGGCCTTCGTCCCGCCCGCCGGGGTCGGTCCCGGCGAGTACCGGATGATGCAGGAGGACGTCGACCGCCCACAGGAGTTCCGCAAGTGCATCGAGTGCTTCCTGTGCCAGGACACCTGCCATGTCGTCCGTGACCACGAGGACAACAAGACGGCCTTCGCGGGCCCCCGCTTCCTGATGCGCGTCGCGGAACTCGACATGCACCCGCTGGACTCGGCCTCGGACGAGGGCCTCGACCGCAAACGCACGGCCCAGGACGAACACGGCCTCGGCTACTGCAACATCACCAAGTGCTGCACGGAGGTCTGCCCCGAGGGCATCCACATCACCGACAACGCCCTGATCCCCTTGAAGGAAAGGGCAGCCGACCGCAAGTACGATCCGGTGGTGTGGCTGGGCAACAAAATCCGCCGCCGCTCGTGA
- a CDS encoding fumarate reductase/succinate dehydrogenase flavoprotein subunit, whose translation MSSVERQQWDVVVVGAGGAGLRAAIEARERGARTAVICKSLFGKAHTVMAEGGIAASMGNVNSGDSWQVHFRDTMRGGKFLNQWRMAELHAQEAPDRVWELETWGALFDRTGDGRISQRNFGGHEYPRLAHVGDRTGLELIRTLQQKIVQLQQQDFKETGDYESGLKVFQECTVTRILKDDDGQVSGTFCYERESGRFFVIEAPSVVLATGGIGKSFKVTSNSWEYTGDGHALALLSGAPLLNMEFVQFHPTGMVWPPSVKGILVTESVRGDGGVLRNSEGKRFMFDYIPDVFKEKYAQSEEEGDRWYEDPDRNRRPPELLPRDEVARAINAEVKAGRGSPHGGVFLDVSTRMPAERIRRRLPSMYHQFKELADVDITAEAMEVGPTCHYVMGGIAVESDTAAARGVPGLYAAGEVAGGMHGSNRLGGNSLSDLLVFGRRAGLHAATYAASHTVRPAVDDEQIDTAAAEALRPFSAEGQEEGVAPENPYTLHQELQQAMNDLVGIIRREAEMEQALRKLGDLRVRARRAGVEGHRQFNPGWHLALDLRNMLLVSECIARAALERTESRGGHTREDHPAMSREWRRANLLCQLRDPSGGLAATDPVRGQITLTRETTEPIRPDLLALFEKEELVKYLAEEELFE comes from the coding sequence ATGAGTTCGGTTGAGCGGCAGCAGTGGGATGTTGTCGTGGTGGGCGCCGGTGGCGCGGGGCTTCGGGCCGCGATCGAGGCGCGTGAGCGGGGTGCCCGTACGGCGGTGATCTGCAAGTCCCTGTTCGGCAAGGCCCACACGGTGATGGCGGAGGGCGGCATCGCGGCCTCCATGGGCAATGTGAACTCCGGTGACAGCTGGCAGGTGCATTTCCGCGACACGATGCGCGGCGGCAAATTCCTCAACCAGTGGCGGATGGCGGAGCTGCACGCACAGGAAGCCCCCGACCGCGTATGGGAGTTGGAGACCTGGGGCGCCCTGTTCGACCGCACCGGCGACGGGCGGATCTCGCAGCGCAACTTCGGCGGGCACGAGTACCCGCGGCTCGCGCACGTCGGCGACCGTACGGGACTCGAACTGATCCGCACGCTCCAGCAGAAGATCGTCCAGCTCCAGCAGCAGGACTTCAAGGAGACCGGCGACTACGAGTCCGGCCTGAAGGTCTTCCAGGAGTGCACGGTCACCCGGATCCTGAAGGACGACGACGGCCAGGTCTCCGGCACCTTCTGCTACGAGCGGGAGAGCGGGCGCTTCTTCGTCATCGAGGCGCCGAGCGTGGTGCTTGCGACCGGTGGCATCGGCAAGTCCTTCAAGGTGACGTCGAACTCGTGGGAGTACACGGGCGACGGGCACGCGCTCGCGCTGCTCTCCGGAGCACCGCTGCTCAACATGGAGTTCGTGCAGTTCCACCCGACGGGCATGGTCTGGCCGCCCTCGGTGAAGGGAATCCTCGTCACGGAGTCGGTGCGCGGCGACGGCGGGGTGCTGCGCAACTCCGAGGGCAAGCGGTTCATGTTCGACTACATCCCCGACGTCTTCAAGGAGAAGTACGCGCAGTCGGAGGAGGAGGGCGACCGCTGGTACGAGGACCCGGACCGCAACCGCCGGCCCCCCGAGCTGCTGCCGCGCGACGAGGTGGCGCGGGCCATCAACGCGGAGGTCAAGGCGGGGCGCGGCTCTCCGCACGGCGGCGTCTTCCTCGACGTCTCGACCCGGATGCCCGCCGAGCGGATCCGGCGCCGACTGCCGTCCATGTACCACCAGTTCAAGGAGCTGGCGGACGTCGACATCACGGCCGAGGCGATGGAGGTCGGGCCGACCTGTCACTACGTGATGGGCGGCATCGCCGTCGAGTCGGACACGGCGGCGGCGCGCGGCGTGCCGGGTCTCTACGCGGCCGGTGAGGTGGCCGGCGGCATGCACGGCTCCAACCGGCTCGGCGGCAACTCGCTCTCCGACCTGCTGGTGTTCGGCCGGCGGGCGGGCCTGCACGCGGCGACGTACGCGGCCTCGCACACGGTCCGTCCGGCCGTGGACGACGAGCAGATCGACACGGCGGCGGCAGAGGCACTGCGGCCCTTCTCGGCGGAGGGCCAGGAGGAGGGCGTCGCGCCCGAGAACCCGTACACCTTGCACCAGGAGCTCCAGCAGGCGATGAACGACCTGGTCGGCATCATCCGGCGGGAGGCCGAGATGGAGCAGGCGCTGCGCAAGCTCGGGGATCTGCGGGTGCGGGCGCGGCGGGCCGGTGTCGAGGGGCACCGCCAGTTCAATCCGGGCTGGCACCTCGCGCTCGACCTGCGCAACATGCTGCTGGTCAGCGAGTGCATCGCGCGGGCCGCGCTGGAGCGCACGGAGTCGCGGGGCGGGCACACCCGTGAGGACCATCCGGCGATGAGCCGGGAGTGGCGGCGGGCGAATCTGCTGTGCCAACTCCGCGATCCCTCCGGCGGGTTGGCGGCCACGGACCCGGTGCGTGGCCAGATCACGCTCACCCGCGAGACCACCGAACCCATCCGCCCCGACCTGCTCGCCCTGTTCGAGAAGGAGGAGCTGGTGAAGTACCTGGCCGAAGAGGAGCTTTTCGAGTGA